From the Theobroma cacao cultivar B97-61/B2 chromosome 2, Criollo_cocoa_genome_V2, whole genome shotgun sequence genome, one window contains:
- the LOC18610069 gene encoding delta(24)-sterol reductase yields the protein MSDLEVPLRPKRKKGLVDFLVQFRCIFVIFVVLPISCAYYFLIYLGDVRSEMKSFEQRQKEHDENVKKVVKRLKQRNPKKDGLVCTARKPWIAVGMRNVDYKRARHFEVDLSAFRNILEIDKERMIARVEPLVNMGQITRVTVPMNLSLAVVAELDDLTVGGLINGYGIEGSSHIYGLFSDTVVAYEIVLADGRVVRATKDNEYSDLFYTIPWSQGTLGFLVAAEIKLIPIKEYMRLTYTPVVGNLKELAQGYMDSFTPRDCDQDNPEKVPEFVEGMIYSPAEGVFMTGRYASKEEAKKKGNKINSVGWWFKPWFYQHAQTALKKGEFVEYIPTREYYHRHTRCLYWEGKLILPFGDQWWFRFLLGWMMPPKVSLLKATQGEAIRNYYHDMHVIQDMLVPLYKVGDALEWVHQEMEIYPIWLCPHRLFKLPVKTMVYPEPGFEHHRRQGDTPYAQMYTDVGVYYSPGPVLRGEVFDGAEAVRKLEKWLIENHSFQPQYAVSELNEKDFWRMFDAGLYEHVRRKYGAVGTFMSVYYKSKKGRKTEKEVQEAEQAHLETAYAEVDQPMD from the exons ATGTCAGATCTTGAAGTACCCCTTCGCCCAAAGAGGAAGAAGGGCTTGGTGGACTTTTTGGTCCAGTTTCGAtgtatttttgttatttttgttgtCCTTCCTATTTCATGTGCCTATTATTTTCTCATATATCTTGGAGATGTCAGATCCGAGATGAAGTCCTTCGAGCAGCGCCAGAAGGAACATGATGAAAATGTTAAGAAAGTAGTGAAGCGTCTCAAGCAGAGGAATCCAAAAAAGGATGGTCTTGTGTGCACAGCCCGTAAACCATGGATTGCTGTTGGAATGCGGAATGTAGACTATAAGAGGGCTCGCCATTTTGAAGTTGATTTGTCTGCTTTCCGTAATATCCTCGAAATTGATAAAGAGAGAATGATTGCAAGGGTTGAGCCTCTTGTAAACATGGGGCAGATCACACGGGTCACAGTCCCAATGAATCTTTCCCTTGCTGTGGTTGCAGAGCTTGATGATCTCACAGTTGGTGGTCTAATCAATGGCTACGGGATTGAAGGAAGCTCCCACATCTATGGCCTGTTTTCTGATACTGTTGTAGCTTATGAGATAGTTCTGGCTGATGGCCGTGTTGTTAGAGCTACCAAGGACAATGAATATTCTGATCTCTTCTATACTATCCCATGGTCTCAAGGAACCCTTGGATTTCTTGTTGCTGCTGAAATCAAACTTATTCCCATTAAAGAATACATGAGGCTGACGTACACACCAGTAGTGGGGAATCTGAAGGAGCTTGCACAGGGTTATATGGACTCTTTTACACCCAGAGATTGTGATCAAGATAATCCAGAGAAAGTTCCAGAGTTTGTAGAAGGCATGATTTACTCGCCCGCTGAAGGTGTCTTCATGACTGGGAGATATGCCTCTAAAGAAGAGGCCAAGAAGAAGGGGAATAAAATTAACAGTGTTGGTTGGTGGTTTAAACCCTGGTTCTACCAGCATGCACAGACAGCTTTAAAGAAGGGAGAGTTTGTAGAATACATTCCTACCAGGGAGTATTACCACAGGCACACAAGATGTTTGTATTGGGAGGGGAAGCTCATCCTTCCATTCGGAGATCAATGGTGGTTTAGGTTTCTCTTGGGCTGGATGATGCCACCCAAGGTTTCCTTGCTCAAGGCTACTCAAGGTGAAGCCATAAGAAATTATTACCATGACATGCATGTCATTCAAGACATGCTTGTTCCTCTTTACAAGGTTGGGGATGCCCTAGAGTGGGTCCACCAAGAGATGGAG ATCTATCCCATTTGGCTCTGCCCGCATCGGCTGTTCAAGCTTCCAGTCAAGACTATGGTGTATCCTGAACCAGGCTTTGAGCATCATCGCAGACAGGGTGATACACCTTATGCTCAGATGTACACAGATGTGGGGGTGTACTATTCTCCAGGCCCAGTGTTGAGGGGTGAGGTGTTTGATGGTGCAGAGGCAGTTCgtaaattggagaaatggttGATTGAAAACCATAGTTTCCAGCCACAGTATGCAGTGTCTGAGCTGAATGAGAAGGATTTCTGGAGGATGTTTGATGCGGGTCTCTATGAGCATGTTAGGAGGAAGTACGGAGCTGTGGGAACATTCATGAGTGTCTACTACAAATCTAAGAAAGGAAGGAAGACTGAGAAGGAGGTGCAAGAAGCTGAACAAGCCCATCTTGAAACTGCATATGCGGAGGTTGATCAGCCTATGGACTGA
- the LOC18610070 gene encoding uncharacterized protein LOC18610070, which translates to MYPPELGITVTERTMAEASRLVSSSSARTINQIPSSFQSKLNSHKLQSHNVSVRFRAASRKHDYSSLISKKDSRSGRRRLITISTADGRWHGTWSCDFLVSLKDLDLDDLVEDDEQKDAQVYINLSIQKHASFGLSIDGRIVTSFTRKCGICSSPYCREIDTYFNVWVLASSRDHAATHQLPEIGGDDPSVIYVKPGYEANLDSLIQDTIRLTTTTKDTCSESCQKSEPTLRYIGKKNAASIDKRWCRLLELRKANLHDANI; encoded by the exons ATGTATCCACCCGAACTTGGCATTACAGTTACAGAGAGAACAATGGCAGAAGCCAGCCGTTTAGTATCATCCTCATCAGCAAGAACTATCAACCAAATTCCAAGCTCATTCCAATCTAAGCTCAATTCCCATAAACTTCAATCCCACAATGTCAGTGTTCGGTTTAGAGCTGCTTCCAGAAAGCATGACTACTCATCTCTG ATTAGCAAGAAAGACAGTCGGAGTGGTCGACGCCGTCTGATCACGATTTCAACAGCAGATGGAAGGTGGCATGGAACATGGAGCTGTGACTTCCTTGTATCTCTCAAAGACCTGGACTTGGATGACTTGGTTGAAGATGATGAACAAAAAGATGCTCAGGTTTATATCAATCTCAGCATCCAAAAG CATGCCAGCTTTGGTCTCTCAATAGATGGAAGGATTGTGACATCTTTCACTAGGAAATGTGGCATTTGCTCTTCCCCATATTGCAGAGAG ATTGATACCTACTTCAACGTTTGGGTTCTGGCTTCGAGTAGAGACCATGCTGCAACCCATCAATTGCCTGAAATTGGTGGAGATGATCCATCA GTTATCTATGTGAAACCAGGGTATGAAGCCAACTTGGATTCACTGATACAGGACACCATCCGGCTAACTACCACCACCAAG GACACTTGCTCAGAGTCATGCCAGAAATCTGAACCCACCCTGCGTT ATATTGGCAAGAAGAATGCAGCTTCCATCGACAAGAGGTGGTGTAGACTGTTGGAACTAAGGAAAGCGAATCTACATGATGCAAATATTTAG
- the LOC18610071 gene encoding probable splicing factor 3A subunit 1, with translation MPGVMPILPLPAPPSDGDLGPLPPSQVPAEDQIEEKPTNEEQNKANSIATHTRTIGIIHPPPDIRNIVDKTAQFVAKNGPEFEKRIIANNANNAKFNFLTSSDPYHAYYQHRLSEFRAQNQNQSNSQQQQSPLEPVDSAPTESAPTAGGGGNEVEAAGAKPDPAAQFRPPVRKNLEPPEAAQYTVRLPEGITGEELDIIKLTAQFVARNGKSFLTGLTSREINNPQFHFLRPTHSMFTFFTELADAYSKVLMPPKGLTEKLRNSIADMTTVLERCLHRLEWEHSQEQARQKAEDEIEQERMQMAMIDWHDFVVVETIDFADDEDEDLPPPMTIEEVIRRSKISATEEDEIVEPGKEVEMEMDEEEVQLVEEGMRAASIEENDGEKKETRAYEEPEPPMRIVKNWKRPEERIPAERDPTQFVVSPITGELIPINEMSEHMRISLIDPKYKEQKERMFAKIRETTLAQDDEISRNIVGLARLRPDIFGTTEEEVSNAVKAEIEKKKDEQPKQVIWDGHTGSIGRTANQAMSQTIMGEDQNDAANSNVQNLPGPAAPPPRPGVPSVRPLPPPPGLALNLPRVPPNAPQYSAASSGGLPMPLPQPRPLGVPMMPTIRPAPPPMQMASGQPPMIMNRPPQMPPSMSMNLANFPVPPPPGSQFTPVSVPRPYAPLPVAPPAMPMMQPPPPLPQGIPPPPPPEEAPPPLPDEPEPKRQKLDDSMLVPEDQFLGQHPGPARITVSVPNLDEGNLKGQLLEITVQALSETVGSLKEKIAGEIQLPANKQKLSGKAGFLKDNMTLAYYNVGAGETLALSLRERGGRKR, from the exons ATGCCAGGGGTAATGCCAATATTGCCCCTCCCGGCACCGCCTTCGGATGGGGATTTGGGGCCTTTACCTCCATCTCAGGTGCCGGCAGAAGATCAAATCGAAGAGAAACCAACCAATGAGGAGCAAAACAAAGCCAATTCGATTGCGACCCACACTAGAACTATTGGAATCATTCATCCCCCTCCAGATATTAGGAACATTGTCGATAAAACTGCTCAGTTTGTTGCAAAAAATGGACCGGAATTCGAGAAAAGAATCATTGCCAATAACGCTAACAATGCTAAGTTCAATTTCTTGACTAGTTCAGATCCCTACCATGCTTATTATCAACATAGGTTGTCAGAATTTCGTGCTCAGAATCAGAACCAGTCTAACTCTCAGCAGCAGCAATCGCCTTTAGAGCCAGTGGATTCTGCTCCAACTGAGTCTGCTCCAACTGCTGGTGGTGGTGGGAATGAAGTGGAAGCGGCAGGAGCTAAGCCTGATCCTGCTGCACAGTTCAGACCACCTGTGAGGAAGAATCTTGAACCACCAGAAGCTGCTCAATATACTGTTAGACTTCCTGAAGGGATTACAGGGGAAGAATTGGATATTATTAAGCTAACTGCACAGTTTGTTGCACGAAATGGGAAATCATTTTTGACGGGACTGACTAGTAGGGAGATTAACAACCCTCAGTTTCATTTTCTAAGGCCGACTCATAGTATGTTTACCTTTTTCACTGAACTTGCGGATGCTTATTCCAAAGTGTTGATGCCTCCAAAGGGTTTGACAGAGAAATTGAGGAATAGTATTGCTGATATGACAACTGTGCTTGAGAGGTGCTTGCATCGGCTAGAATGGGAACACTCCCAGGAGCAGGCAAGGCAGAAAGCTGAGGATGAAATTGAGCAGGAGAGAATGCAAATGGCAATGATTGATTGGCATGATTTTGTTGTGGTTGAGACTATAGACTTTGCTGATGATGAGGATGAGGACTTACCTCCTCCAATGACCATTGAGGAGGTTATAAGGAGGAGCAAGATATCTGCTACGGAAGAAGATGAAATTGTTGAGCCTGGAAAGGAGGTGGAAATGGAAATGGATGAAGAAGAGGTACAGCTTGTTGAGGAAGGTATGAGAGCTGCTAGCATTGAAGAGAATGATGGCGAGAAGAAAGAGACAAGGGCATATGAGGAACCAGAACCACCAATGAGAATTGTGAAGAACTGGAAAAGGCCTGAGGAGAGAATCCCTGCAGAAAGAGATCCGACCCAGTTtgttgtttcaccaataactGGCGAGCTAATTCCCATTAATGAGATGTCTGAGCACATGAGAATTTCCTTAATTGATCCCAAGTATAAGGAGCAGAAAGAAAGGATGTTTGCAAAGATTAGGGAGACAACTCTTGCACAGGATGATGAGATATCAAGAAACATTGTGGGACTTGCACGCTTACGTCCTGATATCTTTGGTACTACTGAGGAAGAAGTTTCTAATGCTGTCAAGGCAGagatagagaaaaagaaagatgagcAACCAAAACAGGTTATATGGGACGGTCATACTGGAAGCATTGGACGCACTGCAAATCAAGCTATGTCTCAAACTATCATGGGAGAGGATCAAAATGATGCTGCCAATAGCAATGTACAGAACCTTCCGGGTCCTGCTGCGCCTCCTCCTCGACCTGGTGTTCCATCAGTTCGTCCTCTCCCCCCACCACCTGGACTAGCTTTAAATCTTCCTCGTGTTCCTCCAAATGCTCCCCAATATTCTGCAGCTTCTAGTGGTGGGCTTCCTATGCCATTACCTCAACCTCGTCCGTTAGGTGTTCCAATGATGCCCACAATTCGTCCAGCACCACCTCCAATGCAGATGGCATCTGGCCAACCACCCATGATCATGAATCGGCCACCCCAAATGCCTCCATCAATGTCCATGAATCTGGCTAATTTTCCTGTGCCCCCTCCACCAGGTTCTCAGTTTACCCCTGTGTCAGTACCTCGACCCTATGCCCCTCTTCCTGTCGCTCCACCTGCTATGCCTATGATGCAGCCGCCTCCACCTTTGCCCCAAGGAatacctcctccaccaccaccTGAAGAAGCTCCTCCACCACTTCCTGATGAACCAGAGCCAAAGAGACAGAAGCTTGATGATTCCATGCTTGTTCCAGAAGATCAGTTCCTTGGTCAACATCCG GGACCTGCTCGCATTACTGTGTCTGTTCCCAACCTTGATGAAGGTAATCTCAAAGGACAGCTTCTTGAGATCACAGTGCAGGCCTTATCTGAAACAGTTGGCAGTTTGAAGGAGAAAATTGCAGGGGAGATCCAGCTCCCTGCAAACAAACAGAAATTGAGTGGAAAAGCCGGGTTTCTGAAGGACAATATGACCCTTGCATATTACAATGTTGGAGCGGGAGAAACACTAGCTCTTTCATTGAGGGAGCGTGGTGGTAGGAAGAGGTGA
- the LOC18610072 gene encoding protein S-acyltransferase 11, protein MADSGEEHFVTPVIEDHQTTCWGCGLRLLLPTYAPVFKCGWCGAITNQNVNKPETKCLRWRRLRDRCFVCTLFMFMLFVICGGVWAVYPVVFSVSYTCGVLHSILTMTLAATTISTFSLAAFQCAGTPPIILWGSYPVVGKGGLENYTFCHYCSKPKSPRAHHCRSCGTCILDMDHHCPFIGNCVGAANHRHFIAFLFSAVVSTIYVSVMSAYAGLHIWPPLKYRSPGHLNGFSSGLALRALKEVVLALLSSAVQLSARGLVLVYLFVSSVSVQIGLSVLLWQQLCYIYEGKTYLSHLSSRGSDPVEEKDCQNIFRFFGWPYSILRYLPSERNSRKRHKK, encoded by the exons ATGGCTGACTCGGGCGAG GAACATTTTGTAACACCAGTCATTGAGGATCATCAGACTACATGCTGGGGTTGTGGATTGCGCCTCCTTCTTCCAACTTACGCACCTGTTTTCAAGTGTGGTTGGTGTGGAGCCATAACAAATCAAAATGTAAATAAACCTGAAACCAAATGTCTTCGGTGGAGACGCTTGCGTGATCGGTGCTTTGTTTGTACTCTCTTCATGTTTATGCTCTTTGTAATAT GTGGGGGGGTATGGGCAGTGTATCCTGTTGTTTTCTCTGTCAGCTACACTTGTGGGGTTCTTCATTCCATCTTAACAATGACCTTGGCTGCAACTACTATTTCTACCTTCAGCTTAGCAGCATTTCAATGTGCTGGTACACCGCCAATCATATTGTGGGGTAGCTATCCTGTTGTAGGGAAAGGTGGCCTTGAAAACTATACCTTCTGTCACTATTGTTCAAAGCCAAAATCACCAAGAGCGCATCACTGCCGTTCATGTGGAACATGTATATTGGACATGGATCATCACTGTCCTTTT ATAGGGAATTGCGTTGGAGCAGCAAATCACCGGCACTTCATCGCCTTCCTTTTCTCAGCTGTTGTCAGTACTATCTATGTTTCAGTCATGTCCGCATATGCGGGGTTGCATATCTGGCCACCATTAAAGTACAGATCTCCAGGCCACTTGAACGGTTTCAGCAGCGGCTTGGCATTGAGAGCATTGAAGGAAGTTGTTCTCGCTTTGCTGAGCTCTGCAGTGCAACTGTCTGCCCGGGGGCTTGTTCTTGTCTATCTGTTTGTTTCGAGCGTTTCCGTGCAGATCGGTTTAAGTGTTCTTCTATGGCAGCAGCTTTGTTATATATACGAAGGTAAAACTTACCTGAGCCATCTAAGTTCCCGGGGAAGTGATCCGGTTGAGGAAAAAGATTGCCAAAATATTTTCCGGTTTTTCGGTTGGCCATATTCGATATTGAGATACTTGCCTAGTGAGCGAAATTCGCGAAAGAGACAcaagaagtga
- the LOC18610073 gene encoding DNA repair protein XRCC2 homolog, which produces MDSRAEAWLVEDESAREMLDRVLTERPFLLLPPLHRVPLRVGNIVELVGPSSSAKTHILIQAAITCVLPKQWKGVDYGGLGHLAMFIDLDCRFDILRFSELLDHRIMEAANGSSSKVGCQKRESEAQNATTKPYNEELFALCMRRFLYIRCYDSSEFLATLKTLHYRLQKEKEAHGINVHFLLIDSIGAFHWVDRGSSSFSLDGNNRKSLHLQSVSETVVREIRKLLLVHPMLVMATKAAILGNRYSMNESRWNNRKWPSTDNPHSRSVTSSDQQVPYREYMPAVWQSFVTHRILVQATDNDFVNGEHRNVSIYLSEWLLPPLNSLDKFVVGDTGVFILS; this is translated from the exons ATGGATTCCCGTGCCGAAGCTTGGCTTGTTGAAGACGAGAGTGCGAGAGAAATGTTAGACAGGGTTCTGACGGAGCGCCCTTTCTTGCTTCTTCCCCCTCTTCACAGGGTTCCTCTACGCGTCGGCAACATCGTTGAGCTCGTAGGCCCTTCTTCTTCTGCCAAAACCCACATCCTAATCCAGGCTGCCATCACTTGTGTACTTCCCAAACAGTGGAAAGGGGTCGATTACGGAGGATTGGGGCATTTGGCAATGTTCATTGACTTGGATTGTCGTTTTGACATTTTACGCTTTTCGGAATTGTTAGACCATAGAATCATGGAAGCAGCCAATG GATCAAGCAGTAAAGTAGGTTGCCAGAAAAGGGAGTCTGAAGCTCAAAATGCAACAACGAAACCTTACAATGAGGAATTGTTTGCGTTATGCATGAGACGGTTTTTATACATCCGTTGTTACGATAGTTCAGAATTTCTTGCCACTCTCAAG ACATTACATTATCGGcttcaaaaggaaaaggaagcaCACGGTATTAACGTTCATTTCCTGTTGATTGACAG CATTGGAGCATTTCACTGGGTAGATCGCGGTTCGTCATCTTTTTCGCTGGATGGTAATAATAG GAAAAGCTTGCATCTCCAAAGTGTGTCAGAAACTGTAGTTCGGGAGATTAGAAAGCTCCTGTTGGTGCATCCCATGCTTGTGATGGCTACAAAAGCAGCCATCCTAGGCAACCGATATTCAATGAATGAGTCAAGATG GAATAATAGAAAATGGCCTTCAACAGATAACCCACATTCAAGAAGTGTAACAAGTAGTGATCAGCAAGTTCCATATCGCGAGTATATGCCTGCTGTTTGGCAG TCCTTTGTTACACACAGGATTCTTGTACAAGCCACAG ATAATGATTTTGTTAACGGTGAGCATCGAAATGTCTCCATATATCTATCAGAATGGCTGCTGCCACCACTGAATTCCTTGGACAAATTTGTAGTGGGAGAT ACTGGTGTGTTCATTCTTTCTTGA